A genomic stretch from Candidatus Omnitrophota bacterium includes:
- the hemB gene encoding porphobilinogen synthase, with the protein MGKKFTDMNLRTADFIYPYFVTGGKNKKEEINSFPGIFRFSLDRLLSDIGESRKLGLNKILLFGIPDTKDARGTTAYKEDNIVSLAVEGIKKRFPALIVMTDVCLCAYTTHGHCGILKAKSAKRKAQNGVNIDNKNTLETLSNVAISHAEAGADWVAPSAMARGQVRAIRSALDKNGYNKVKIMGYSAKFASNFYGPFRQAANSAPAFGDRKGYQLDYNDAEAAIKRIGDDIREGAGAVMVKPALAYLDVVKQAKLRFKHPLAAYNVSGEYSMVKYGAKSGLWDERKMVFETIGSIKRAGADLIITYHAKDIARWLRE; encoded by the coding sequence ATGGGGAAAAAATTTACGGACATGAATTTAAGGACCGCTGACTTCATTTATCCCTATTTTGTGACTGGCGGAAAGAACAAGAAAGAGGAGATCAATTCCTTTCCCGGCATATTCCGTTTTTCCCTTGACCGGCTGCTCAGTGATATAGGGGAAAGCAGAAAATTGGGACTGAATAAAATACTCTTGTTCGGCATCCCCGATACCAAAGACGCGAGGGGAACCACGGCTTATAAAGAAGACAACATTGTTTCTCTGGCAGTGGAGGGAATAAAGAAAAGATTCCCGGCTTTAATTGTGATGACCGATGTCTGCCTTTGCGCCTATACAACACACGGGCACTGTGGAATCTTGAAAGCGAAAAGCGCAAAGCGAAAAGCGCAAAACGGCGTTAACATTGATAACAAAAATACATTAGAAACCCTGTCTAATGTCGCCATTTCGCATGCTGAAGCCGGGGCTGACTGGGTCGCGCCCTCTGCAATGGCAAGGGGCCAGGTAAGAGCCATAAGAAGCGCGTTGGATAAAAACGGCTATAATAAGGTAAAGATCATGGGTTATTCCGCGAAATTCGCCTCAAATTTTTACGGGCCGTTCAGGCAGGCGGCCAATTCAGCGCCCGCTTTCGGCGACAGGAAAGGATATCAACTTGATTACAATGACGCGGAGGCGGCGATTAAAAGGATAGGCGATGATATCAGAGAAGGGGCGGGCGCGGTGATGGTTAAGCCGGCCCTGGCATATCTTGATGTGGTTAAGCAGGCCAAATTAAGATTTAAGCATCCGCTCGCGGCATATAATGTCAGCGGGGAATATTCTATGGTTAAATACGGCGCAAAGTCAGGCCTTTGGGATGAGAGAAAGATGGTGTTTGAGACCATAGGGTCGATCAAGCGAGCAGGCGCGGATCTTATCATTACGTATCATGCGAAGGACATAGCGAGATGGCTCAGGGAGTGA
- a CDS encoding glutamate-1-semialdehyde 2,1-aminomutase, giving the protein MAQGVTKNLLNRAQRHLVGGVNSPVRAFNYVGEEPLLIKRGRGCRVYDYDGKEYIDYVLSWGSLILGHAFPSVINAVSKAARSGLSFGATNQREIELAEMIKTAVPFVDKLRFVSSGTEAVMGAIRLARGCTGRDKILKFNNSYHGHADYLLASAGSGLATFGIPQSKGVPLDFIRHTLISPYGDIERLERVFRKYGKDIAAVIVEPAGANYGVVVPDIAFLKSARSLTRKYGVLLIFDEVITGFRFHFGALASISGLTPDLVCLGKIIGGGLPVGAYGGGRRIMRNLAPEGRVYQASTFAGNPVVMAAGIATLKTLSALRRGYKGLELLTARLTDGIKREGVSRDIDFEISRFGAMFSFKFKRKGDFEKFYGAMRKLGVFFAPSEFEANFLSFSHTRKDVDKTLAKAREALWKI; this is encoded by the coding sequence ATGGCTCAGGGAGTGACGAAAAACCTGTTAAATAGGGCACAACGGCATCTTGTCGGCGGGGTGAACAGCCCTGTGCGGGCGTTTAATTATGTCGGCGAAGAGCCGTTGTTGATCAAGAGAGGCAGGGGATGCCGTGTTTATGACTATGACGGTAAAGAATACATTGATTATGTGCTTTCCTGGGGAAGTTTAATTCTCGGCCATGCCTTTCCTTCCGTGATAAATGCCGTCAGTAAGGCGGCGCGATCCGGCTTGAGTTTCGGAGCTACCAATCAGCGGGAAATAGAGTTGGCAGAGATGATAAAGACGGCTGTTCCCTTTGTGGATAAGCTGCGCTTTGTCAGTTCCGGCACCGAGGCGGTTATGGGGGCGATACGGCTGGCGCGTGGCTGCACAGGCAGGGATAAAATACTCAAGTTCAATAATTCATACCATGGCCACGCGGACTATCTTCTTGCCTCGGCCGGTTCAGGCCTGGCTACTTTCGGCATTCCGCAGAGCAAAGGCGTGCCGCTTGACTTTATCCGGCATACATTGATCTCGCCTTACGGCGATATTGAAAGATTAGAGAGGGTTTTCAGGAAATACGGCAAGGATATTGCCGCGGTTATAGTTGAGCCGGCAGGCGCAAACTACGGGGTCGTTGTCCCGGATATCGCTTTTCTGAAGAGCGCGAGATCGCTGACCCGTAAATACGGGGTATTGCTGATCTTTGACGAGGTGATCACAGGGTTTCGTTTCCATTTCGGGGCGCTTGCCTCTATTTCAGGCCTGACCCCTGATCTGGTCTGTTTAGGCAAGATCATCGGCGGCGGCTTACCCGTAGGCGCGTATGGGGGCGGCCGGAGGATAATGCGGAATCTCGCTCCGGAGGGCAGGGTTTATCAGGCATCCACCTTTGCCGGCAATCCTGTTGTGATGGCTGCCGGTATAGCAACGCTTAAAACACTTTCAGCATTAAGGCGCGGGTATAAGGGGCTGGAGCTCCTGACAGCGCGTCTTACGGATGGGATAAAAAGAGAGGGGGTTTCCCGCGACATAGATTTCGAGATAAGCCGCTTTGGCGCGATGTTCAGTTTTAAATTCAAGCGCAAAGGCGATTTTGAGAAATTTTATGGCGCCATGCGGAAACTTGGCGTATTTTTCGCGCCTTCTGAATTTGAGGCAAACTTTTTATCTTTTTCCCACACAAGAAAAGATGTCGATAAAACGCTGGCTAAGGCAAGAGAGGCATTATGGAAAATATAG
- a CDS encoding TolC family protein: MIRQVVSVFLICILLFSCASVYAQEGLRLEPLIEVALKNNPEILAAKKRWEASLARVPQAKSLDNPSIGFSFEKMPGGTLKLDKTMSSDRMLNISQMFPWFGKLALKGKIAIVESQMMAADYKDKELEVISMLKKEYYELFMNYKEDELSRAGLAMLQDISRIAEARYAVGEIPQEMVFKLNLEIARLDNRIQNLKEERSASGTRVNTILNFSPEAPLGVPEPRQDLYFKADIEELYRLALGNQPALAVFSYAIERNRQAKALAKRSIFPDVMAQIGLRGFTGGGIGPWDLMLAFSAPLWFWTKQRYEIKEAVINLEEAEAVYAAMRNKAMSETKELFSRVNIAANKVRLYRDNLIPVLESSISSSLAAFRSGDGDLMMIIDNERMLIDLKMDHYKSIVEYNMSLADLERATGVRLTEAKDEKE; encoded by the coding sequence ATGATAAGGCAGGTTGTGTCCGTATTCTTGATTTGTATTTTATTGTTCAGTTGTGCCTCTGTTTATGCGCAAGAGGGGCTTCGCCTTGAGCCGCTTATAGAAGTGGCGTTAAAGAATAACCCCGAAATCCTGGCGGCGAAAAAACGCTGGGAGGCGTCGCTGGCAAGGGTGCCTCAGGCAAAATCCCTGGATAATCCCAGTATCGGCTTCTCCTTTGAGAAAATGCCGGGCGGCACATTGAAGCTGGATAAGACCATGTCCTCAGACAGGATGCTTAACATATCCCAGATGTTCCCCTGGTTCGGCAAGCTGGCGCTTAAGGGAAAGATCGCGATCGTGGAATCACAGATGATGGCCGCGGATTATAAGGATAAAGAGCTGGAAGTCATAAGCATGCTGAAAAAAGAGTATTATGAGCTATTCATGAATTATAAGGAAGACGAATTAAGCCGGGCAGGACTGGCCATGCTGCAGGATATATCCAGGATCGCGGAGGCGAGATACGCGGTGGGTGAGATACCGCAGGAGATGGTATTCAAATTGAATCTGGAAATAGCGCGTTTAGACAATCGCATCCAGAATCTTAAAGAAGAAAGGTCTGCCTCCGGGACGCGGGTCAACACTATATTGAATTTTAGCCCGGAGGCGCCTTTGGGCGTTCCTGAGCCGCGTCAGGACCTGTATTTCAAGGCCGATATAGAGGAGTTATACAGATTGGCTCTGGGTAACCAGCCGGCGCTTGCCGTGTTTTCTTACGCCATAGAAAGGAACAGGCAGGCAAAGGCCCTGGCCAAGCGCAGTATCTTTCCCGATGTTATGGCGCAGATAGGGCTCAGAGGTTTTACCGGAGGCGGCATAGGGCCGTGGGATCTGATGCTGGCGTTCAGCGCTCCGCTCTGGTTCTGGACAAAGCAGCGCTATGAGATAAAAGAGGCGGTCATAAACCTTGAAGAGGCGGAGGCGGTGTACGCGGCAATGAGGAATAAGGCAATGTCGGAGACCAAAGAGTTGTTTTCCAGGGTCAATATCGCCGCTAACAAGGTCCGGCTTTACAGGGACAATCTGATACCCGTATTGGAAAGTTCGATTTCTTCATCGCTTGCCGCTTTCCGTTCGGGAGACGGGGATTTGATGATGATCATTGATAACGAACGAATGCTTATTGACCTTAAAATGGATCACTATAAGTCAATAGTGGAATACAATATGAGCCTGGCTGACCTGGAGAGGGCTACAGGCGTACGTTTGACGGAGGCGAAAGATGAAAAAGAATAG
- a CDS encoding efflux RND transporter periplasmic adaptor subunit, giving the protein MKKNRIIIAILLMALSGGISVFVFLNRVKSSDKKGQIAGLRSGQDEKDVKYWTCSMHPQVRSDSAGKCPICGMELIPIYKEDAGKIVLEKSVADKIGIRSEPVQYRHLIKEIRLPGKVSHDKELYVLQQEYLSILASYRRLSQTASEDIISRERSLLEATELRLKLLGFKDEQIKEFSGMSSPDESLIYPAKGRAWIHADVYEQDLNLVRSGQKVKAAIKGYEGGEFSGEIKAIEEVLSPQTRSAKARIEVPDQDNKLKHELYADLTAEIDLGRRLGVPVNSLIDTGVRKVVYVDLGGGRYQMRQVKTGVIAGAYTEAVEGLKEGDKVVTDGNFFLDSQSTLSGGQSLLYGAAEEVEAGAAPPQHKH; this is encoded by the coding sequence ATGAAAAAGAATAGAATTATTATAGCCATTTTGCTGATGGCGTTATCAGGGGGGATCTCTGTTTTTGTATTCTTGAATAGAGTTAAATCTTCCGATAAGAAGGGGCAGATAGCCGGCTTAAGATCCGGACAAGATGAAAAGGATGTCAAATATTGGACCTGTTCCATGCATCCTCAGGTGAGGAGCGATTCTGCCGGCAAGTGCCCCATATGCGGGATGGAATTGATCCCCATATATAAGGAAGACGCCGGTAAGATCGTCCTGGAGAAATCAGTGGCAGATAAGATCGGTATAAGGAGCGAGCCGGTCCAATACAGGCATCTTATAAAGGAGATCCGGCTGCCTGGCAAGGTCAGCCATGACAAAGAGCTTTATGTGCTTCAGCAGGAATATTTAAGTATTCTGGCAAGTTACAGGCGCCTGTCGCAGACCGCTTCAGAGGATATCATAAGCAGGGAGAGGTCTCTTCTGGAAGCCACCGAGCTGCGGCTTAAGCTCCTGGGGTTTAAGGATGAACAGATCAAAGAGTTCAGCGGGATGTCTTCTCCCGATGAGAGCCTGATTTATCCGGCTAAAGGCAGGGCCTGGATACACGCCGATGTGTATGAGCAGGATTTAAATCTGGTAAGGTCAGGGCAAAAAGTGAAAGCGGCGATAAAGGGCTATGAAGGCGGGGAGTTTAGCGGGGAGATCAAGGCCATAGAAGAGGTCTTGAGCCCTCAGACCCGTTCTGCCAAAGCGCGCATAGAAGTGCCCGACCAGGATAATAAACTGAAACATGAACTTTATGCCGATCTAACGGCAGAAATAGATCTGGGCAGGCGTTTAGGCGTTCCGGTTAACAGCCTCATTGATACCGGGGTGCGCAAGGTGGTATATGTAGACCTGGGGGGCGGCCGCTATCAGATGAGGCAGGTAAAGACAGGCGTCATCGCCGGAGCTTATACAGAGGCGGTCGAGGGGCTTAAAGAGGGCGATAAGGTTGTAACGGATGGTAATTTCTTCCTGGATTCCCAGAGCACCTTAAGCGGCGGGCAGTCGCTTTTGTATGGGGCAGCGGAAGAGGTTGAGGCAGGCGCAGCGCCTCCTCAGCACAAACATTAA
- a CDS encoding CusA/CzcA family heavy metal efflux RND transporter — translation MINRLIEYCLKNRFVTIVFFLTIAVWGIYAVGRIPVDAIPDIGENQQVVFTDWPGRDAKTIEDQVTYPLTTRLFGLPGVKSIRGSSAFGFSMVYVVFDDWVDFYWGRSRILEKLQQAFIFLPKGVLPVLGPDATGLGQVLWYTIEGGGLNPAELRTLQDWYIRYQLSSVEGVSEVASVGGFIKQYQIDVDPNKLSVYNIRLGDIFNAVRTSNIDVGAKVFEQGGMEFIIRGVGFIKTLEDVENIVVGLDKGTPVYLKSIADVKLGPEFRRGALDKGGREAVGGVVIVRYGENPLEVIKRVKQRLEEIKIGLPQGVKIVPFYDRTDLIKRTINTLRDTLILELILTIAVIFLFLGHLRSSLIVSLTLPLAVLVSFVVMYYLKVDANIMSLSGIAIAIGTLVDMGIIMTENAYRRLAMDTSGRPRLQIIFEAASEVGSAVITAILTTVVSFFPVFALVSQEGKLFKPLAYTKTFALLSSVFIALTLVPVLAYFFLKGKLKPIEENAFGRNLVAVYERILRWVLGHRKAFLSIPLAILISAVLLGRNIGREFMPAFDEGAILFMPVVSPSVSLTEAIEIMRKQDEIIKGFPEVETVVGKAGRADTATDPAPIEMFETIINLKPKEHWRKGMTKEKIIHEMDAALKFPGVANIWTQPIVNRVDMLATGIRTSVGVKIFGSEIKELERIAEEIKSIVQNVKGAEDLYAEKISGKPYLEIIPDRVEIARYGLTIQDVQDVIELGIGGENLTTTIEGRERYPVRVRFSRELRDSPQEIGRVLVPTPSGNYIPLNQVAKINLTEGPAMINSENGMLRAYVLMNVRGRDMVGFVEEASRLVAEKMAGRLPSGYSIQWSGQFENQVRSGKVLSLLIPLSLFVNFMILFMNFKSFPRVFMIFTAIPVTLAGGVLLLALYGFNFSVAVWVGFIALFGIAVDDGVLMTTYLDQLFESRKPKTRQEVIEATVEAGKARIRPAFMTTVTTILALLPIFIFGGTGKEVMRPMAIPTFGGMIIETITWFIIPTLYSWYKERGLAKQEGGAL, via the coding sequence ATGATAAACCGATTGATCGAATATTGTTTGAAGAACCGGTTTGTGACCATAGTGTTCTTCCTGACCATCGCCGTATGGGGCATATACGCGGTAGGCAGGATACCTGTTGATGCGATCCCCGATATAGGAGAGAATCAGCAGGTTGTCTTCACGGACTGGCCGGGCAGGGACGCCAAGACCATAGAGGATCAGGTTACCTATCCTTTGACCACCCGGCTGTTCGGATTGCCCGGAGTAAAGTCCATCCGCGGCTCTTCCGCCTTCGGGTTCTCGATGGTATATGTAGTGTTTGACGACTGGGTTGATTTCTACTGGGGCAGGTCGCGTATATTGGAAAAGCTGCAGCAGGCATTCATATTTTTACCCAAAGGGGTGCTTCCTGTGTTGGGCCCTGATGCCACGGGTTTAGGCCAGGTGCTCTGGTATACGATCGAAGGCGGAGGGCTTAACCCCGCCGAGTTAAGGACGCTGCAGGACTGGTATATCCGCTATCAATTAAGTTCGGTGGAGGGGGTTTCGGAGGTCGCCTCGGTCGGCGGGTTTATAAAACAGTACCAGATAGATGTCGACCCCAATAAGCTCTCCGTTTATAACATACGCCTCGGCGACATATTTAACGCCGTGCGCACATCAAATATTGATGTGGGGGCAAAGGTCTTTGAGCAGGGCGGGATGGAATTCATAATCAGAGGGGTCGGTTTCATAAAGACGCTGGAAGATGTTGAGAATATAGTCGTAGGCCTGGATAAGGGCACGCCGGTTTACCTGAAGAGCATAGCCGATGTCAAATTAGGGCCGGAGTTCCGCAGGGGCGCTTTGGATAAAGGCGGCAGAGAGGCCGTCGGCGGCGTGGTTATTGTGCGTTACGGAGAGAACCCGCTGGAAGTTATCAAGAGAGTAAAGCAACGCCTTGAAGAGATAAAGATCGGCCTTCCGCAGGGGGTAAAAATAGTCCCCTTCTACGACCGGACAGACCTGATCAAGCGCACGATCAATACTTTGAGAGACACGCTCATTCTTGAGCTGATCCTGACCATCGCCGTAATATTCTTATTTTTGGGGCATCTGCGTTCCAGCTTAATAGTATCGCTGACCCTGCCGCTGGCGGTACTGGTATCTTTTGTCGTAATGTATTATCTTAAGGTGGACGCCAATATCATGTCTCTCTCCGGCATAGCCATTGCCATAGGCACCCTGGTGGATATGGGCATAATTATGACGGAGAACGCCTACCGCCGCCTGGCGATGGATACAAGCGGCAGGCCGCGCCTCCAGATAATCTTTGAGGCGGCATCTGAGGTGGGTTCGGCGGTAATAACCGCCATACTCACTACCGTGGTATCCTTCTTTCCTGTATTCGCCCTGGTATCGCAGGAAGGAAAGCTCTTTAAGCCCCTGGCATATACCAAGACATTCGCCTTATTGTCTTCGGTATTTATCGCGCTTACACTGGTGCCTGTGCTGGCTTATTTCTTTCTGAAAGGCAAGCTAAAACCCATAGAAGAGAATGCGTTCGGCAGGAATCTGGTCGCTGTTTATGAAAGGATCCTGAGATGGGTCCTTGGCCACAGGAAGGCGTTTTTATCAATACCGCTTGCCATACTTATATCGGCGGTGCTGCTGGGAAGAAATATAGGAAGAGAGTTTATGCCTGCCTTTGACGAGGGCGCCATACTTTTTATGCCTGTTGTCAGCCCGTCTGTGTCGCTCACCGAGGCAATTGAGATCATGCGCAAGCAGGATGAAATAATCAAGGGTTTTCCCGAAGTAGAGACGGTGGTCGGCAAGGCAGGCAGGGCGGATACGGCTACGGACCCGGCGCCCATAGAAATGTTTGAGACGATAATAAACCTTAAGCCGAAAGAACACTGGCGTAAAGGAATGACTAAAGAGAAGATCATTCATGAGATGGACGCGGCCTTAAAATTTCCCGGCGTGGCGAATATCTGGACACAGCCGATCGTAAACCGCGTAGATATGCTTGCCACCGGAATACGCACATCCGTGGGTGTTAAGATATTCGGCTCCGAGATAAAGGAGTTAGAAAGGATAGCGGAAGAAATAAAGTCGATCGTCCAGAATGTAAAGGGCGCCGAGGACCTGTACGCGGAGAAGATCAGCGGCAAGCCGTACCTGGAGATTATCCCTGACAGGGTAGAGATCGCCCGCTATGGGCTGACCATACAGGACGTGCAGGACGTTATTGAGTTAGGCATAGGCGGAGAGAACCTGACCACGACCATAGAAGGCAGGGAGCGTTACCCGGTGCGCGTGCGTTTCTCAAGAGAGTTGCGGGATTCCCCTCAGGAGATAGGGAGGGTACTCGTACCCACGCCCTCAGGAAATTACATACCGTTAAATCAAGTCGCCAAAATAAATCTTACGGAAGGCCCGGCAATGATCAATTCTGAGAACGGGATGCTTCGGGCGTACGTCCTGATGAATGTGAGGGGAAGGGATATGGTGGGGTTTGTGGAGGAGGCATCGCGGCTGGTGGCCGAGAAGATGGCCGGACGCCTTCCCAGCGGCTATTCTATCCAGTGGTCAGGCCAGTTTGAAAACCAGGTAAGGAGCGGCAAGGTGCTGTCTCTGCTCATACCGTTGAGCTTATTCGTAAACTTTATGATACTTTTCATGAACTTCAAGTCCTTCCCCAGGGTATTTATGATCTTTACGGCCATACCCGTAACCCTGGCAGGAGGGGTTCTGCTTCTTGCGCTTTACGGATTTAATTTTTCCGTGGCGGTCTGGGTGGGTTTTATAGCGCTCTTCGGCATAGCCGTTGATGACGGCGTATTGATGACCACGTATTTAGACCAGCTGTTTGAATCACGCAAGCCCAAAACCAGGCAAGAGGTGATCGAGGCGACCGTAGAGGCGGGCAAGGCGCGCATAAGGCCGGCGTTTATGACCACTGTGACCACAATATTGGCTTTGCTTCCCATATTCATTTTCGGCGGCACCGGTAAGGAGGTAATGCGTCCGATGGCCATCCCTACTTTCGGAGGCATGATCATAGAGACAATCACCTGGTTTATTATACCCACGCTTTATTCCTGGTATAAGGAGCGCGGGCTGGCAAAACAAGAAGGAGGCGCACTGTGA
- a CDS encoding YHS domain-containing protein, whose amino-acid sequence MKNTIMAITTVVFLALTLVAYGEDMQAGHHHMMGEMEHSMETGMMHDEDMGICPVMHNKASKEYSYTYEGKTYYFCCPMCIEEFKKDPEKYISRIKEVDLEAFQFGFSPDMITVKKGDIVKIYATSRDVAHGFSIKEYDINVPLEKGKAEKIEFLADKAGEFDIVCSVYCGAGHGNMKAKLIVEE is encoded by the coding sequence GTGAAAAATACAATCATGGCAATAACAACAGTTGTGTTTTTGGCTCTCACGCTTGTTGCTTACGGAGAGGATATGCAGGCAGGCCACCATCATATGATGGGCGAGATGGAGCATTCTATGGAAACAGGCATGATGCACGATGAAGATATGGGAATCTGTCCGGTTATGCACAACAAGGCGAGCAAAGAATATTCTTATACATATGAAGGCAAGACCTACTACTTTTGCTGCCCGATGTGCATAGAAGAGTTCAAGAAAGACCCTGAGAAGTATATTTCCAGAATTAAAGAGGTAGATCTGGAGGCGTTTCAGTTCGGATTTTCTCCCGATATGATAACAGTCAAGAAAGGCGACATCGTAAAGATATACGCAACGTCGCGCGATGTGGCCCACGGATTTTCCATCAAGGAATACGATATCAACGTGCCGCTGGAAAAAGGGAAGGCGGAAAAAATAGAATTCCTGGCGGATAAGGCAGGTGAGTTTGATATCGTCTGTTCTGTGTATTGCGGCGCAGGCCACGGCAATATGAAGGCAAAGCTGATAGTGGAGGAATAG
- a CDS encoding DoxX family protein, protein MRAKIAYFILRTGLGVVFLIFGIGKFRGDIWAQTMVAMDFFRNLPWSAAVSVTAVGALETVTGICLIIGLFTRFFALLAALQLTAILILLKFQEIRDVGLLGAALYIMMVKAREVTYVSKSE, encoded by the coding sequence GTGAGAGCGAAGATCGCGTATTTTATTTTACGGACGGGCCTGGGAGTTGTCTTTTTGATTTTCGGCATCGGTAAATTCAGGGGCGACATATGGGCTCAGACAATGGTGGCTATGGACTTTTTTCGCAATCTGCCCTGGAGCGCAGCGGTATCGGTAACCGCTGTAGGCGCGTTGGAGACCGTGACGGGAATATGCCTGATTATCGGCTTGTTTACCCGTTTTTTCGCCCTGCTGGCAGCGTTGCAGCTTACAGCCATCCTTATTTTGTTAAAATTTCAGGAGATAAGGGATGTAGGATTACTGGGAGCGGCTTTGTATATAATGATGGTTAAGGCAAGGGAAGTAACTTATGTCTCGAAATCCGAATAA
- a CDS encoding permease: MSRNPNKTLIVAAILVSSALLSYLFEFLVPFRQTLWLYFKTIWWAVALGLFLGGVIEHYIPREYISHALSKPRKRTIFYAVLLGFLMSTCSHGILALSIQLHKKGASNPAVVAFLLASPWANIAITIMLIGFFGLKALFIILSAIVVALTTGLVFQFLDAKGLIERNKNIAQTGEDFSITADIKKRMGAYQFSLNTLKSDIKGIYKGMISLGNMVLWWIMIGMAIASAAGAYVPMGIFNNFMGPTMFGLVITLIVATVIEVCSEGSSPMAFEIFRQTGALGNSFVFLMAGVVTDYTEIGLLWHNVGKKTAIWLPIVAVPQVIVLGIIANALF, encoded by the coding sequence ATGTCTCGAAATCCGAATAAGACCTTGATTGTTGCCGCGATTTTAGTATCGTCGGCGCTCTTATCCTATTTATTTGAATTTCTTGTGCCTTTCAGGCAGACGCTGTGGCTGTATTTTAAGACCATATGGTGGGCTGTCGCGCTGGGACTGTTTTTGGGCGGCGTAATTGAACATTACATACCGCGGGAATATATCTCGCATGCATTATCCAAACCCAGAAAGCGCACGATCTTTTACGCGGTTCTGCTGGGATTCCTTATGAGCACCTGCTCTCACGGGATACTCGCACTCTCCATTCAATTGCATAAAAAAGGCGCGTCCAACCCGGCGGTAGTGGCGTTTTTGCTTGCCTCGCCATGGGCAAATATAGCTATTACGATCATGTTGATAGGCTTCTTCGGCCTAAAGGCGTTGTTCATTATATTATCCGCCATTGTCGTGGCATTGACTACCGGCCTTGTCTTTCAGTTCCTGGACGCGAAGGGATTGATAGAGAGAAATAAGAATATCGCGCAGACAGGGGAAGATTTTTCCATAACGGCCGATATTAAGAAGAGGATGGGGGCGTATCAATTTTCCCTCAATACATTAAAGTCGGACATCAAGGGCATATATAAAGGGATGATCTCTCTGGGCAATATGGTGCTGTGGTGGATCATGATAGGCATGGCTATTGCCAGCGCTGCCGGCGCCTATGTGCCTATGGGCATATTTAATAATTTTATGGGCCCGACCATGTTCGGGCTTGTAATAACGCTTATAGTGGCTACCGTGATAGAGGTGTGTTCAGAGGGTTCCTCGCCGATGGCGTTTGAGATCTTCCGCCAGACAGGCGCCCTGGGTAACAGCTTTGTCTTCTTGATGGCAGGCGTAGTTACCGACTATACGGAGATAGGGTTGCTTTGGCACAACGTCGGCAAAAAGACCGCCATATGGCTTCCTATCGTCGCGGTCCCGCAGGTAATAGTCCTCGGTATTATCGCCAACGCGCTGTTCTAA
- a CDS encoding redox-sensing transcriptional repressor Rex has translation MTQAKRVPEGTISRLFIYLREITELARLNIRTVSSAELGERVNLSDAQVRKDLGHFGQFGVSGSGYDTAELKAALEKILGKDKSWNVAIVGAGHLGSALMTYPGFKERGLNIVAAFDIDAKKVGKQIKDITIQFIEDLPKVIAEKKVSIGIIAVPAKEGQEAADRLVKSGVACILNFAPVTLTVPDNIKVKDVDLSRELETLSYFLANRK, from the coding sequence ATGACACAGGCAAAAAGGGTACCCGAAGGCACAATATCCCGCCTTTTTATTTATCTCAGGGAAATTACCGAGTTAGCAAGGTTGAATATCCGCACGGTATCCTCCGCTGAGTTGGGCGAACGGGTTAATCTAAGCGATGCCCAGGTGAGGAAGGATTTAGGGCATTTCGGCCAGTTCGGCGTAAGCGGCTCGGGCTACGATACGGCGGAATTGAAGGCCGCGCTTGAGAAGATATTAGGCAAGGACAAGAGTTGGAACGTGGCCATTGTAGGCGCCGGCCATCTGGGTTCCGCGCTTATGACCTATCCCGGATTTAAGGAGCGCGGCCTGAACATTGTGGCCGCTTTTGATATAGACGCAAAGAAGGTCGGAAAGCAGATAAAGGACATAACGATCCAGTTCATAGAGGACTTGCCTAAAGTAATCGCGGAGAAGAAAGTGTCCATAGGCATTATCGCTGTCCCGGCAAAAGAGGGGCAGGAAGCGGCGGATAGATTAGTGAAGTCAGGGGTCGCCTGCATATTGAATTTCGCGCCTGTCACCTTAACGGTGCCCGATAATATAAAGGTAAAGGACGTGGACTTATCAAGAGAGCTGGAAACGCTCTCTTATTTTTTGGCCAATAGAAAATAA